From the genome of Halobacterium sp. R2-5:
GGTGAGGTCAGTGAGGCGGTGGAGGAGCTGCGTGGAGGTCGGCAGGTCGGCGTCCTCGGGCGGCCAGCCGCCGCTCGCGTAGAAGTCCTGCCCCGCGATCTTCGAGGGGTCGACGACGTCGAACTCCTCCAGGCGGTCCATGATTTTCGGGTTGTTGTACCCGAACGGGGCGGCGGCGACGTGGCTCGTGAAGTCCATCAGGACGTTGCCGTCGACGTCCCGGCAGAACGGCCCCTCGGCGTCCTCCGTGATGTCCCAGACGAACTCGTAGACGTACGTGCTGGGGGCCGCGTGCTCGTGGTGGTACTCGACCCACTGCTCGGCCTTCTCGCCCGGGAGGCTCCGGACGCTCGGCTCGGCGGTCTCCCTGTCCATGATACTGCTTGCCCGGGCGGCGAGTAAAAGCTATTCGTTACGGTTCAGGCAAGCTTCACCGCGCGTCAGAGCGCGAGGACGGCCGTCGCCACGGCGCCCGCGACCAGCAGCGCCGCGCTGTACCCGGCGACGCGGTACGCGAACGCCCGGTTGGAGCTGGTCGCGGTGAGCGCGACCTTCACGCCGATGGAGCTCGCGGTCGCCAGCAGTACGGCGACCGTCGCCGCGGTCTCGGAGATGGCGCCCGTGCGGTAGAGCACGATGGCGGACGTGGTCGCGCCCGCGCTCGACACCAGCCCCGAGATGAACGCGGTGGCGTAGAGGCCGGCGGAGCCGAACTGCACCTGCGCGAGCCCGCCCGCCACCACGACCACGAGGAACATCGCGCCGAACCCGAGCGCGTTCCGCATCGAGAACGGGCTCTCGAGCTCCATCTCGACGCTCGTGCTCCAGTCGGCGGTCACCACCGCGACGGCGATGCAGCCCACGACGATGACCACGAGCGGGACGGTCGCGGTCAGCAGGACGCCCGAAGAGACGGTGAACACGACGACGATGAGGAGGTTCCGGAGCGCCATCGCGGCGTTCGCGAGCAGCACGCCCGCGACCGCGTACGACGCCGCCTCAGAGCGCTGGCTGACGTGGTCGAGCATCGTCCCGACGACCGCCGTCGAGGACGCCAGCCCGCCGAAGAAGCCCGTGACGGCGATGCCGCGGCCGCCGTACGTCTTCACGACGACGTAGTTCACGATGCCGATGCCCGCGACGAACACCACCATCAGCCAGACGACGCGCGGCTCGATGTCGACGGCGTACGTCCCGGAGCCCAGCGAGACGGTGCCGGCCGGCAGCAGCGGGTAGACGACGAACGCCAGAATCGCGAACTCGAACGTCGAGCGCAGCTCCTCCCGGGAGAGGTCCCACGCGAACCCGTGGAGCTCGCGCTTGAACACCAGCAGGATGGAGCTGGTGACCGTGACGACGGTCGCCGGGAGCACCGCGCCGACCCCCACGAGCACACCGACGCCGTACGCCACCACCAGACTCACCGCGGTCGTCAGGTGGAGGCCCTCGTCCTCGTCGTTCATCCCCGAAACCATCAGGACGCTCGTGACCGCGATGACGAAGACGGCGCCGACCATCGAGAGGTACGGCGGGCACACGCCCGGCGCGCCGAAGCAGCGCTCCGTGTCCACCTCCGTGAAGATGGTGCCGAGGACGCTGACGAGCGCGAACGTCCGGATGCCGGCGGCCTTCTGGGCCCACTCGCGTTCGAGACCGATGAACAGCCCGAGCGCGACCGACAGCGCGATGCGAACCACGCGGCTGTCTACCGGCGCGTCCGTCAGCGGTTCGATGGCACCGAGCACTCTCCGGACTTCACCGCACGCGGTGAAAAGTCTCGGGGTCCCCGGGGAACCTTTCTTGGTCGTTCGCGTCGCCACTGTACGTAATGGACTTCGACGTCGACCGCGCACGCACCGGCTGGTGGGCGATAGCGGTCGCCCTCGCGGCCGCGCTGGCGTACACCGTCTACTCGTTCGTCGGGACGTTCGTGCTCGGCGTCTTCATCTACTACGCGACACGGCCGGTGTACCGCCGGCTGCACCAGTGGGTGCGACAGCCCACGGTCGCGGCAGTTATCGCGCTCGTGACGCTCGCGCTGCCCGCGATGCTGCTGGCGGCGTACACCACCGCGGTCGGCCTCCAGGAGCTCGACCAGTTCCTCACCGCCCAGGACGTCGACCTCGGACAGGTCGGCACGCTCATCGAGCCGTACCTCGACGTCTCCTCCATCGTCCAGGACCCGGAGGCGTTCCTGAACCAGCCCTCGGTGCAGGACGCGCTCCGCACGACGTCGACGAACGCCCTCGAGTACGTCGGCGTCCTCGGGACGCTGTTCATCCACCTGTTCGCGGTCATCATCATCGCGTTCTACCTGCTGCGGGACGACCACCGCCTCGGCGGCTGGTTCCAGCGGCGCTTCACGGACGGCAGCGGTGTCACGGAGGCGTACGCCCGCGCGGTCGACCACGACCTCTCGACGGTGTTCTTCGGGAACATCCTGTTCGCGTTCGCCACCGGCATCATCGCGGCCGTCTCCTACGGTACGATGAACGCGTTCTCGCCGGCGGACATCGCCATCCCCTACCCCGTGCTGCTCGGGCTCATCACGGGCATTGCGAGCCTGATTCCCGTCATCGGCATCAAGCTCGTGTGGATTCCGCTGGCGGGGTGGCTGGCGTTCGTCGCGTTCCAGAACGGCACGGGGTACGCGTTCGTCACCGTGTTCGTGCTCGTCGCCGCGGTCGTCGTCGACTTCATCCCGGACCTCTTGTTGCGGCCGTACGTCTCCGGGCGGAACCTCCACCTCGGCCTCGTGATTCTGTCGTACGTGTTCGGGCCGCTGCTGTGGGGCTGGTACGGCCTGTTCCTCGGGCCGCTCGTGCTCGTGTTCCTCGTCCACTTCGTCCGGCTCGTCCTCCCCGAGCTGCTGGCGGGCAGGGAGATAGAGCCCGCGGCCGTCGGCGGTAGCGTCTGGACGAACGGCCACGGCAGCGAACAGGCGTCGATATACGACTACGAGGAGGAGGACGAGGACGAGGAGTAGGTCAGCGCGCTTCGAGGCGCGTGCCGTCTCGCGGACAGTAGTCGAACTCGGGGTCGCGCGTGCGGAATCCGCACGTCGAGCACTCGTAGACCGGGGGTTCGGCGTCGTCGCCGCGCCGCCGGAACAACAGCGGAACCAGCGGGACCGCGAGGAAGAGCAGCGCGACGTCGAAGACGACCCACGCGACGACGCTGACGGCGAGACTCGCGAGCACGCCGGCGGCGGCAGTGGCGGTCCGCGAGGAGACCACGGCTACTCGAGGTCGACGTACTGCTGTTCCCACTCGCGGCGCGCGGCGATCTCGCGGCGCCCGCGGCGGGTGAGCGTGTAGTAGTTGGTGCGCTGGTCGAGCTGGCCCTTGTCGACGAGGCCCTTGTCGACGAGGGTGTCGAGGTTGGGGTAGAGCCGGCCGTGATGGATTTCCGACTCGTAGTACTCCTCGAGCTCTTCTTTGATGGCGAGTCCGTGTGGCTCGTCTAATCCGGCGACGACGTAGAGGAGGTCGCGCTGGAACCCTGTCAGGTCATACATATGTCCTGCACTCGTTATATCTTTCGTCTCAGAAAGCATAAGCATGGGGGATTGGCTCCCGGCTTTCCGGGAAGCCGCTATTATCTACCAAGCTGACATGTCGGCGACCGTGACTCCCAGGACGCTCCGAGAACATTTATGCAGGCCGACCGGACACACGCGAACATGGCCGGGAGAGACGCCGTCGACCTCGCCGACGTGTCCCCGACGGCGTGGCGGCTCCTCCGAGTTGCCGCGGGGTTCAGCCAGCGGGAGGTCGAGCGCGAGGTCGCCGGGCTCCGGCAGGCCCACGTCTCCATGCTCGAGGGCGGGAGCCGCGCGCTCTCCGGCGACCGCCGTCGGGAGCTGTTCGCGCTCTACGCCGCCGAACTGGACGACGGACAGGTGGCGGCGCTCGTCGAGCACTTCTGACGACGATAGACTGACTCCGTTAATAATTAAAGATAGGAGCGTAGAGAAGGCGTGTATCAATGATACAGGTAGACGTTCGCTCGGCTCGTGGCCGCCTCGCGGTGTTCGCGCTCGCGGTCGCGGTCACCGCCGCCATCGCGCTCGCACCGACGCCCGCCGACCTCGGGCTCGAAGGCAAGTACGCCATCGCCACCATGGCGTTCGCCGCCGTGCTCTGGGTGTCCGGCGCGCTCCCGCTGGCAGTCACCGCACTCTCGATCCCCGTCTTGCTCACGGGCTTCGGCGTCTTCGACACCCTCGACGGCGCGCTCGCGCCGTTCGCCGACCACCTCATCTTCCTGTTCGTCGCGGGGTTCATGCTCGCGAACGCGCTCCAGAAGTACGACATCGACCGCCGCATCGCGCTGTACATCATGGCGCGGATGGGCTCGAGCCCGCGGAAGCTCATCCTCGCGGTGATGATTGCGACGGCCATCCTCTCGATGTGGGTGTCGAACACCGCCACGGCCGCGATGATGACGCCCATCGCGGTCGGCGTGCTCGCCCAGGTCGTCGGCCGCGACGAACTCACCGAAGCCGGCGACGGCGACCCCACCACGAACATCCAGATCGCGACGCTGCTCGGCACCGCGTACGGCGCCAGCGTCGGCGGCGTCGGGACGCTCATCGGGACGCCGCCGAACGCCGTCGTCGCCGGCGTCCTCAACGACCAGCTCGGCTACGAAATCGGGTTCGCTGACTGGCTGCTCATCGGCCTCCCCATCGTCGCCGTCACGCTCCCCATCGTCTGGTACGTGCTCACGTTCCGGCTGTTCCCGCCGGAAGTCGACGACGTCAGCGACGCCCGCGAGCAGGCCCGCGAGTACCTCCGCGAGGAGGGCGAGCTGAGCACGCGCGGCCGTCGCGTCGCGTACATCTTCACCGCGACCGCCGGCCTGTGGGTGCTCGGCGGGCTCGGCGGCCCCGTCTGGTGGCTGTTCGAGACCGCCGGCCTCGACCCCGACACCGCGAATCTCCTCCACACCACGCTGTTCGGCGGCAGCGGCCCGACGCTGTTCGGCACCGAGGGCGGCTACCAGGGCCTGCTGTACTACGTCATGGTCGGGCTCTACGCCATCCCCGCGCTCGTGCCCGCCGACACCGCCGAGTGGGAGGACCTCGTCGACATCGACTGGGGGACCATCCTCCTGTTCGGTGGTGGCCTCTCGCTGGCGTCCGGGTTCGCGAACAGCGGCGCGACGCGCTGGATCGCGGAGGCCGTCTTCGGCTCGCTCACCGGGCTCCCCATCGTCGCCGTCGTCGCCGCGGTCGTCCTGCTGGTCATCTTCCTCACGGAGATGACGTCGAACACCGCCACCGCCACCATCATCGTGCCCGTGCTCGTCTCCATCGGCGGCGTCCTCGCCGCAACGCTCGGGCTGGCCGAGGAGTCCGCCGCCGTCTTCCTCTCGGTCAGCGGCGCCATCGCCGCGAGCTTCGCGTTCGCGCTCCCGGTCGCGACGCCGCCGAACGCCATCGTCTTCGGCTCCGGCTACCTCGAACAGGCGGACATGATGCGCGCGGGCGTCGTCCTCAACGTCCTGATGACCGCGGTGCTGACGCTGTTCATCTGGGCGCTGTTCCAGTTCGTCTGGCCGGCGTTCCTCTGGTAGCGCGGCCGCCTCTTTTCGCGCGCTTCGAGAACACTACCGAGAACTACGCGAGAACGACGGAACTGTCGCTACGAACACTGACGCAACGGAAAAGGATGCGGAGCCGGGAAAAGTCCGGCCCCGCAGCCGCCCTGAATTGGTCCCCGCTGACGCTTCGGCCCTCCAAAGCGAAGCGTCACCTGGTCCAAAACGGGCTACGATAATAAACCTATCCCCGCACGAAACTACTGCCGCTACATGTGTTCTTCCTCCAACACCCAGCCGAGCGCGCGCCGGTAGTACGTGAACATCTCGCGGACGCCCTCGTGGTTCATCTCCTCGGACTCGAGCTGTTCGACGAGGAACTCGTACTGCTCTCGGACCTCCTCCTCGCTGCGCATACGCGCCGTTGGTCGGCCAGCCGTATCAATGACAGCCACGGCTCGACCGCCGGAGCCGTCACGCCCGAACACCGTCGAGGAACGCCCCCAGTTCGGCCGTGAAGAACTCGGGGTTGTCGAGGTTCGAGGCGTGGCCGGCGTCGGGCACCTCGCGGACCTCGACGTTCGGAATCCCGGCCGCGAACGTCGCCGCGTGCCGCCGGACGAACGGCGGTTCGTGTTCGCCGTACAGTACCAGCGTTGGCGCGGCAATCGCCGCCAAGTCCACGGTCGTCTCGTGGAACGCCGCGACCGCGCGCACGACCTTCGCGAACTCCGCGGTCGTCAGCTTCGGTCCCGACGCCCGCAGCGCCTCGACTCGCTCGTAGTCGCCGCCGACTCTCGCTCCGTGGAGGCGCCGCTGGAGCCACACGAGCGCCCGTTCGACGCGCTCGTAGCCGACGAGGCGGACGAACGGCACCGTCGCGCGCAACAGCAGCGACCGCTGCACCCACTCGCCGCGGCCGCCGAGTTCGGGCGCGAACGTGTCCGCGAGCACCAGTCCCGAAATCTCGCCGGGGTGGGCGGCGGCGTACACCTGCGCGATGCAGCCGCCCATCGAGAGCCCGCAGACGACCGGCCGGTCGAGGTCGAGCGCGTCCACGAGCGCGCGCAGGTCTGCCGCGAACAGCCCCACGGAGTAGGTGCCGACCGGGGACCCGCCGGTGCGGCCGTGGCCCCGTACGTCGTACGTAATCACCTCGTAGTCCTCGGCGAGCGCCTCGACCTGCGGGTCCCACTGGGAGTGGTCGAGAATCGCGCCGTGGACGAAGACGACCTGCGGGCCGGAGCCGCGGCGCTCGTAGTACGTCTCCAC
Proteins encoded in this window:
- a CDS encoding DUF4010 domain-containing protein; translated protein: MLGAIEPLTDAPVDSRVVRIALSVALGLFIGLEREWAQKAAGIRTFALVSVLGTIFTEVDTERCFGAPGVCPPYLSMVGAVFVIAVTSVLMVSGMNDEDEGLHLTTAVSLVVAYGVGVLVGVGAVLPATVVTVTSSILLVFKRELHGFAWDLSREELRSTFEFAILAFVVYPLLPAGTVSLGSGTYAVDIEPRVVWLMVVFVAGIGIVNYVVVKTYGGRGIAVTGFFGGLASSTAVVGTMLDHVSQRSEAASYAVAGVLLANAAMALRNLLIVVVFTVSSGVLLTATVPLVVIVVGCIAVAVVTADWSTSVEMELESPFSMRNALGFGAMFLVVVVAGGLAQVQFGSAGLYATAFISGLVSSAGATTSAIVLYRTGAISETAATVAVLLATASSIGVKVALTATSSNRAFAYRVAGYSAALLVAGAVATAVLAL
- a CDS encoding DASS family sodium-coupled anion symporter, which codes for MIQVDVRSARGRLAVFALAVAVTAAIALAPTPADLGLEGKYAIATMAFAAVLWVSGALPLAVTALSIPVLLTGFGVFDTLDGALAPFADHLIFLFVAGFMLANALQKYDIDRRIALYIMARMGSSPRKLILAVMIATAILSMWVSNTATAAMMTPIAVGVLAQVVGRDELTEAGDGDPTTNIQIATLLGTAYGASVGGVGTLIGTPPNAVVAGVLNDQLGYEIGFADWLLIGLPIVAVTLPIVWYVLTFRLFPPEVDDVSDAREQAREYLREEGELSTRGRRVAYIFTATAGLWVLGGLGGPVWWLFETAGLDPDTANLLHTTLFGGSGPTLFGTEGGYQGLLYYVMVGLYAIPALVPADTAEWEDLVDIDWGTILLFGGGLSLASGFANSGATRWIAEAVFGSLTGLPIVAVVAAVVLLVIFLTEMTSNTATATIIVPVLVSIGGVLAATLGLAEESAAVFLSVSGAIAASFAFALPVATPPNAIVFGSGYLEQADMMRAGVVLNVLMTAVLTLFIWALFQFVWPAFLW
- a CDS encoding PadR family transcriptional regulator produces the protein MYDLTGFQRDLLYVVAGLDEPHGLAIKEELEEYYESEIHHGRLYPNLDTLVDKGLVDKGQLDQRTNYYTLTRRGRREIAARREWEQQYVDLE
- a CDS encoding alpha/beta fold hydrolase: MPEIETNGVETYYERRGSGPQVVFVHGAILDHSQWDPQVEALAEDYEVITYDVRGHGRTGGSPVGTYSVGLFAADLRALVDALDLDRPVVCGLSMGGCIAQVYAAAHPGEISGLVLADTFAPELGGRGEWVQRSLLLRATVPFVRLVGYERVERALVWLQRRLHGARVGGDYERVEALRASGPKLTTAEFAKVVRAVAAFHETTVDLAAIAAPTLVLYGEHEPPFVRRHAATFAAGIPNVEVREVPDAGHASNLDNPEFFTAELGAFLDGVRA
- a CDS encoding AI-2E family transporter translates to MDFDVDRARTGWWAIAVALAAALAYTVYSFVGTFVLGVFIYYATRPVYRRLHQWVRQPTVAAVIALVTLALPAMLLAAYTTAVGLQELDQFLTAQDVDLGQVGTLIEPYLDVSSIVQDPEAFLNQPSVQDALRTTSTNALEYVGVLGTLFIHLFAVIIIAFYLLRDDHRLGGWFQRRFTDGSGVTEAYARAVDHDLSTVFFGNILFAFATGIIAAVSYGTMNAFSPADIAIPYPVLLGLITGIASLIPVIGIKLVWIPLAGWLAFVAFQNGTGYAFVTVFVLVAAVVVDFIPDLLLRPYVSGRNLHLGLVILSYVFGPLLWGWYGLFLGPLVLVFLVHFVRLVLPELLAGREIEPAAVGGSVWTNGHGSEQASIYDYEEEDEDEE